In a single window of the Olivibacter sp. SDN3 genome:
- a CDS encoding M14 family zinc carboxypeptidase, whose protein sequence is MKKSIYSLFILAIMYSCQQTNPGSTNKASYTPDTTMLATAFETYKEKTLTHRRFKHQDIEPLILKRKAQDLFSVKTLGRSVQKRILYQLSHGNGKKKIMLWSQMHGNESTATMALFDIFNFLEGKGDGYDSIRSLLKDKTTLIFLPMINPDGAEIFNRRNAFDIDLNRDARQTASPEAVILKAAAEQHKPAYGFNLHDQHIYYNVPGTPNPATISFLAPAYNHEKDVNEVRGRAMQLIVGMNKLLQQYVPNGVAKYDDTHEPRGFGDNFQKWGASTVLIESGGYKGDPEKQYIRKLNFMIILNALIEIAQESYLQYDRNNYQEIPENSSKLADLLIRNIEAERDSLRYNVDLAIKRDEITAPDSIFYIRGRIDDVGDLQDSYGYDELDAQGLTFMRGKVYPTPFNSIKELTPQRAVSLLKQGYLAAQLTNIAGGRHHRIPLLLSSRGTIYGNSPTLGSQANFFLARDGKPVYAIVNGYLIDLNKEPEETYKNYVQ, encoded by the coding sequence ATGAAAAAGTCTATTTACTCCCTATTTATCTTAGCAATCATGTATTCTTGCCAACAAACAAATCCAGGTTCAACTAATAAAGCAAGCTATACTCCAGATACAACTATGTTAGCTACTGCTTTTGAGACCTATAAAGAAAAGACATTGACCCACCGTCGTTTCAAACACCAGGATATTGAACCGCTTATTTTGAAACGCAAAGCTCAAGATCTATTCAGCGTTAAAACATTGGGGCGATCGGTACAAAAAAGAATCTTGTATCAATTGAGCCATGGAAATGGCAAAAAGAAAATAATGCTTTGGTCGCAAATGCACGGCAATGAAAGTACAGCAACAATGGCTTTATTTGATATTTTTAATTTTCTTGAAGGTAAAGGAGATGGTTATGACAGCATCCGATCCCTACTTAAGGACAAGACGACGCTTATTTTTTTGCCCATGATCAATCCTGACGGAGCGGAAATTTTTAACCGGCGAAACGCTTTTGATATCGACCTGAACCGAGATGCTCGGCAAACTGCAAGTCCGGAAGCTGTTATTTTAAAAGCTGCAGCCGAGCAACATAAACCTGCTTACGGATTCAATCTACATGATCAGCACATCTATTATAATGTCCCCGGAACTCCCAACCCAGCAACCATTTCTTTCTTAGCGCCGGCATACAACCATGAAAAAGACGTTAATGAGGTTAGAGGACGGGCAATGCAACTCATCGTGGGCATGAATAAGCTATTACAGCAATATGTTCCAAATGGCGTAGCCAAATACGATGACACCCATGAACCGCGAGGTTTTGGCGACAATTTCCAGAAATGGGGAGCAAGCACCGTGCTCATAGAGTCTGGTGGTTATAAAGGCGATCCCGAAAAGCAGTACATTCGAAAACTGAATTTTATGATCATTCTGAATGCGCTGATTGAGATTGCACAGGAAAGTTATCTACAGTACGATCGCAATAACTATCAAGAAATTCCGGAAAACTCCTCAAAATTGGCTGATTTACTCATAAGAAATATAGAGGCAGAACGAGACTCACTTCGATATAACGTCGATTTAGCCATAAAAAGAGATGAAATCACCGCTCCCGACAGCATATTTTATATCAGGGGAAGAATTGATGATGTTGGCGACTTGCAAGACAGCTACGGTTATGACGAACTAGATGCTCAAGGCTTAACGTTCATGCGCGGCAAGGTCTATCCAACACCGTTTAATAGTATAAAAGAACTGACACCTCAAAGAGCGGTATCGTTGTTAAAGCAAGGCTACCTTGCCGCCCAATTAACCAATATAGCGGGGGGAAGACACCATCGGATACCACTACTATTAAGTAGTAGAGGTACTATCTATGGGAATAGCCCAACGTTGGGTAGTCAAGCCAATTTTTTCCTTGCCAGAGATGGTAAGCCAGTTTATGCCATCGTAAATGGATATTTAATTGATTTGAATAAAGAGCCGGAAGAGACGTACAAAAATTACGTGCAATAG
- a CDS encoding NlpC/P60 family protein, whose translation MEFVLDSLKERRSLDRRTTVFNLREDTLGNLVLETTDKTIAMDLYHYYDKKEAYLPLKINLLPDTSIKDTLGLVNVSVGNIRSLPKNTAEMATQALLGWELDILKKRDGYYLVRTPDKYISWLDVSAVSIKNAMEIKQWNSKRLICVADYDHVYSAPDDEALRVSDLVMGNILHYVEEDGSYYRVGFPDGRTGYVKKQSMLDYDEWKQAGEVTAENILQVAKRMMGVPYLWGGTSIKGVDCSGFTKIAYFMNGLVIPRDASQQVMVGNEVAILSGGKLDTAMALKNLRAGDLLFFASGKDRNADARITHVALYMGDGEFIHAAGKVRINSMLNNAENYDDFQTRTLVAARRYIGYVGTEGIQKL comes from the coding sequence ATGGAGTTTGTATTGGATAGCTTGAAAGAACGACGATCGCTAGACAGAAGAACAACGGTTTTCAATTTGAGGGAAGATACTTTGGGGAATTTGGTGTTGGAAACAACCGATAAGACAATAGCAATGGACCTATATCATTATTATGATAAAAAAGAGGCCTATCTACCTTTAAAAATTAATTTGCTTCCGGATACTTCTATTAAGGATACGTTGGGACTGGTGAATGTTTCTGTAGGTAATATTCGGAGTTTACCCAAAAATACTGCTGAGATGGCTACGCAGGCACTGCTGGGCTGGGAGTTGGATATTTTAAAGAAGCGTGATGGATACTACCTCGTGCGTACCCCCGATAAGTATATCAGCTGGCTGGATGTTTCTGCAGTTAGTATTAAAAATGCAATGGAAATTAAACAATGGAACAGTAAACGGTTGATATGTGTAGCAGATTATGATCATGTTTATAGTGCGCCTGATGACGAAGCACTGCGTGTGTCGGATCTCGTAATGGGAAATATCCTCCACTACGTAGAAGAAGACGGAAGTTATTATCGGGTAGGGTTTCCCGATGGCAGGACAGGTTATGTGAAAAAGCAAAGTATGCTGGATTATGATGAGTGGAAGCAGGCAGGTGAGGTGACCGCAGAAAATATTTTGCAAGTAGCCAAGCGAATGATGGGAGTTCCCTATTTATGGGGAGGGACTTCTATAAAAGGAGTGGATTGTAGCGGCTTTACAAAAATAGCTTATTTCATGAACGGCTTAGTCATTCCCCGAGACGCTTCACAGCAAGTAATGGTGGGCAATGAAGTAGCTATTCTTAGTGGAGGAAAGCTTGATACCGCAATGGCTCTGAAGAATTTACGGGCAGGTGACTTGCTTTTTTTTGCTAGTGGTAAAGACAGAAATGCAGACGCCCGCATTACACATGTGGCGCTTTATATGGGGGATGGAGAGTTTATACATGCTGCTGGTAAGGTTCGTATTAACAGTATGTTAAATAATGCAGAAAATTATGATGATTTTCAAACACGCACCTTGGTTGCCGCTAGAAGATATATAGGTTATGTAGGGACTGAGGGTATCCAAAAGCTGTAA
- a CDS encoding SusC/RagA family TonB-linked outer membrane protein, producing the protein MRQKLHFWCFTLLMFLGVQSLFAQQMEVSGVVKDATTGDVLPGVTVTVTGTSTATSTAENGTYRINVPNGNATLVFSLVGYGRYEVNVNNQTTINASLGEDQSQLSEVVVTAMGIERTERSLGYATQKVDATELNFNKQPNMVNALQGKVAGVTISSTGGAPGQGSSIQIRGINSIDPGRDNQPLFVIDGVLMDNSTSTFGDGAELRGMSNRAVDVNPDDIESINVLRGGAATALYGLRGVNGVIVITTKTGKAGRISINYSGTYGFENVNKFPEVQTTYTQGNTGVYDPNSFWPSFGPTIEEARRIDPTHPTRLYSHLEDAFDTGYQFRNNLSISGGSERVTFLSSLTQFNHNGIMPGTDFKNYQARLNLNAKISEKISAGVNMSFGNTGGSNYNAIRYNEQLTYWSPRHDIRDYMKEDGTMQSYGETTNPMYVANTNRLTNNLDRFIGNFNFSYKPFEWLDFSYRIGMDTYNEHRLRTAPGFRGLPGELLVSENGAFGANGRGFVFDYNTHYRSINSTFVASLKHSFENGLNGTLRLGHELYDRSIRNAGVEGADLTVYNWFDLGNANVLNVLRDERNVLDYRLGGIFGELTLDYKQFIYLTLTGRNDITSSLRRPNNSFFYPSATLSYIFTENIAMPAFITTGKARFSYASIGKDAAEYATSRGFRSYEGLPTGINGFTRANLLGDPNLKPEFTNTYEAGLDMSFLNDRLGFEFTYYHATSKDQIINIPVSAATGYEEAALNVGTMRNKGVELTVHGSPIRNENFSWNTSLNFSANRNLIVSLREDIRDSHISVASQSGYLNSAVSMRLVEGQPYGALFGTSYQRYYTSEELAAGLNQGIFIDDSRPLVIGADGFPIRNPISDQRIMGNAQPKWIAGWSNTLNYKNLSLNLLFDARIGQDKYNQLNNFYAAFGLAKYTEDRNEYRVFEGLLADGTPNTQLVWLGQGIDPTTVDPNEPGSGRNYGEGYYRNVYRGVSEHSVEDASWVRLRSATFSYSFPSEWLRGSFVQNATLSVTGNNLWLWTKYTGYDPEASSFPSGSNIDGFAGFTHPATRSFLFTLNVGF; encoded by the coding sequence ATGAGACAAAAATTACATTTTTGGTGTTTTACGCTCCTTATGTTCCTCGGTGTGCAAAGTTTGTTTGCTCAACAAATGGAAGTAAGTGGCGTGGTTAAAGATGCCACTACAGGAGACGTGCTGCCTGGCGTGACCGTCACGGTTACGGGGACAAGTACCGCCACGAGCACGGCTGAGAACGGAACCTATCGTATTAACGTACCCAATGGTAATGCTACATTAGTTTTTAGTTTGGTTGGATACGGCCGCTACGAGGTAAATGTAAACAACCAAACCACCATCAACGCTAGTTTAGGTGAAGATCAATCGCAACTTTCTGAGGTGGTAGTAACCGCCATGGGTATAGAGCGAACCGAACGCTCTTTGGGTTATGCCACACAAAAGGTAGATGCTACGGAATTGAATTTCAATAAACAACCCAATATGGTAAATGCTTTGCAGGGGAAGGTTGCCGGCGTGACGATTAGTAGCACTGGTGGTGCGCCCGGACAAGGCTCTAGCATCCAAATCCGTGGTATTAATTCTATCGATCCCGGACGGGATAATCAACCGTTATTCGTAATCGACGGCGTACTGATGGATAATAGTACATCTACATTTGGAGATGGGGCAGAGCTACGTGGGATGAGTAACCGTGCTGTTGACGTTAATCCAGATGATATTGAGTCCATAAATGTATTACGTGGAGGTGCGGCGACTGCACTTTATGGTTTACGCGGGGTGAATGGCGTTATCGTGATAACAACAAAAACGGGGAAAGCAGGCCGAATTAGTATTAATTATAGTGGCACTTACGGTTTTGAAAATGTCAATAAATTTCCGGAGGTACAAACCACTTATACACAAGGTAATACGGGAGTATATGATCCAAATAGTTTTTGGCCTTCTTTTGGTCCTACTATAGAGGAAGCCAGGCGTATTGACCCAACACATCCTACGAGGTTATATAGTCATTTGGAAGATGCCTTTGATACCGGATATCAGTTCCGAAACAACTTATCTATTTCGGGAGGCTCAGAAAGAGTTACTTTTTTGAGCTCCCTGACGCAATTTAACCATAATGGTATTATGCCCGGTACTGACTTCAAAAATTATCAGGCGAGATTAAATTTAAATGCAAAAATCAGTGAAAAAATTTCCGCAGGTGTGAATATGAGCTTTGGAAATACGGGAGGATCTAATTATAACGCGATCAGGTATAATGAACAACTCACCTACTGGTCGCCACGGCATGATATTAGAGATTATATGAAGGAAGATGGTACCATGCAGTCATACGGGGAAACAACCAATCCGATGTATGTTGCGAACACCAATCGATTGACAAATAATCTGGATCGATTTATTGGCAATTTCAATTTTTCTTATAAGCCCTTTGAATGGCTCGATTTCAGTTATCGTATAGGGATGGATACCTACAATGAGCACCGGCTGCGGACGGCACCCGGCTTCCGTGGTTTGCCTGGAGAACTATTAGTGTCTGAAAATGGCGCATTTGGAGCAAATGGACGAGGGTTTGTATTTGATTATAATACACACTACAGGTCTATCAATAGTACATTTGTGGCTAGTTTGAAGCATTCATTTGAAAATGGTTTAAACGGAACGCTCCGCTTAGGGCATGAGTTATACGACAGAAGCATCCGAAATGCTGGTGTCGAGGGCGCCGATTTGACCGTATATAACTGGTTCGATTTAGGTAATGCTAATGTGTTGAATGTTCTTCGCGACGAAAGAAATGTATTGGATTATCGCCTCGGAGGGATTTTCGGTGAATTGACCTTAGATTATAAACAATTTATTTATTTGACACTTACTGGAAGAAATGACATCACATCCTCACTCCGGAGACCTAATAATTCATTTTTCTATCCATCAGCGACTCTTAGTTATATCTTCACGGAAAATATCGCAATGCCCGCATTTATAACCACCGGTAAAGCACGATTTTCTTATGCTTCGATTGGAAAAGATGCGGCGGAGTACGCAACAAGCCGAGGGTTTAGAAGTTATGAAGGGCTACCGACAGGTATAAATGGCTTTACCCGTGCAAATTTGCTCGGAGATCCAAATCTCAAACCTGAGTTTACCAATACCTACGAAGCTGGCTTGGATATGTCTTTTCTTAATGATCGTTTGGGTTTTGAATTTACTTATTATCACGCCACTAGTAAAGACCAAATCATAAATATTCCCGTTTCTGCTGCTACTGGCTATGAAGAGGCCGCTTTAAATGTAGGAACAATGAGAAACAAGGGTGTAGAACTTACTGTGCATGGCTCTCCTATACGCAATGAAAACTTCTCGTGGAATACCTCGTTGAATTTTTCAGCAAACCGAAATCTCATCGTAAGTCTGCGGGAGGATATCAGAGACAGCCATATATCTGTTGCTTCTCAGTCTGGTTATTTGAATTCTGCAGTATCTATGCGATTAGTAGAAGGACAACCTTATGGGGCGTTGTTCGGAACCTCCTATCAACGTTATTATACGTCAGAAGAATTAGCCGCTGGGTTAAACCAGGGAATTTTTATTGATGATTCCCGTCCATTGGTAATAGGGGCAGATGGTTTTCCGATTAGAAATCCGATTTCCGATCAGCGTATTATGGGTAACGCGCAACCAAAATGGATAGCAGGATGGAGTAACACGCTTAACTATAAAAACCTGTCGCTAAATCTACTATTTGATGCCCGGATTGGTCAAGATAAGTACAATCAACTAAATAATTTCTATGCCGCTTTTGGCTTAGCTAAATATACGGAAGATCGAAACGAATACCGTGTATTTGAAGGCCTCTTGGCGGATGGTACACCGAATACGCAACTGGTGTGGCTCGGTCAGGGAATCGATCCGACGACAGTTGATCCAAATGAACCAGGTAGTGGTAGAAATTATGGTGAAGGATATTACCGAAATGTTTACCGTGGTGTTTCGGAGCATTCGGTGGAAGATGCTTCTTGGGTACGGTTGCGTTCAGCGACGTTCAGTTATAGCTTTCCCAGTGAATGGCTGAGGGGGTCTTTTGTTCAAAATGCCACCTTAAGTGTCACAGGTAACAACTTGTGGTTATGGACAAAATATACTGGATATGACCCTGAAGCGAGCTCTTTTCCAAGCGGATCGAATATCGATGGCTTTGCCGGATTCACTCATCCTGCGACACGTAGCTTCTTATTTACCCTTAATGTTGGATTTTAA
- a CDS encoding dipeptide epimerase — MAAAFSFSPYATLLAAGKTTTHRTGKFVLRYKPYTLELKHVFTIAAGSRSTTPVVLTELEFDGIVGYGEASMPPYLGESHESVQSFLAKVDLSAFNDPFLVEQLLDYVDHIEAGNPAAKASIDIALHDLVGKMIKQPWYRIWGYNPQHTPDTSFTIGIDEPEVVREKVREASPYKILKVKLGLDTDKMMIETIREVTDKPLCVDVNQGWKKKAFALEMAHWLAERGVVFLEQPMPKEQVDDNAWLTERSPIPTIGDEAVQRLPDVQKAYGVYHGINIKLMKCTGMREAHKMAELARALDMKVMLGCMTETSCAISAAAQLSPVVDWADLDGALLIGNDVYQGMLVQEGKVILPPRPGIGISKL; from the coding sequence ATGGCAGCAGCTTTTTCATTTAGTCCCTATGCTACCTTATTGGCTGCGGGAAAAACTACCACACACCGTACAGGAAAATTTGTGCTCAGATATAAACCTTATACCCTAGAACTGAAGCATGTGTTTACCATTGCTGCCGGATCGCGTAGCACAACGCCGGTTGTGTTGACCGAATTGGAATTTGATGGTATCGTTGGGTATGGGGAAGCTTCCATGCCTCCGTACTTGGGAGAATCGCATGAAAGCGTGCAGTCTTTTTTGGCTAAAGTTGATCTGTCTGCTTTTAACGATCCTTTTTTAGTAGAACAACTTTTGGACTATGTGGATCACATCGAGGCGGGTAATCCTGCCGCAAAGGCCTCTATAGATATTGCTTTACATGATCTCGTAGGCAAAATGATCAAGCAACCATGGTACCGTATATGGGGGTATAACCCTCAACATACACCAGACACTTCGTTTACGATCGGCATCGACGAGCCTGAGGTGGTCAGAGAAAAAGTACGTGAAGCATCGCCTTATAAGATATTGAAGGTGAAACTAGGTCTCGATACCGATAAAATGATGATTGAGACCATCCGCGAGGTCACAGATAAGCCCTTATGTGTGGACGTGAATCAGGGTTGGAAAAAGAAGGCATTTGCACTGGAGATGGCACACTGGTTGGCGGAGCGTGGTGTTGTCTTTCTAGAACAACCAATGCCCAAAGAACAAGTGGATGATAATGCCTGGCTAACCGAAAGAAGTCCTATTCCAACTATCGGAGATGAAGCTGTACAGCGTCTGCCCGATGTTCAGAAAGCATATGGTGTATACCACGGCATCAATATTAAGTTAATGAAATGCACAGGAATGCGGGAAGCGCATAAGATGGCTGAATTGGCTAGAGCACTTGATATGAAGGTGATGCTTGGTTGTATGACAGAAACTTCGTGCGCAATTTCGGCGGCGGCACAATTATCACCAGTGGTAGATTGGGCTGATCTAGATGGTGCTTTGCTCATCGGAAATGATGTTTATCAAGGCATGTTGGTACAGGAGGGAAAGGTGATATTGCCGCCCAGACCGGGGATAGGCATCAGTAAGTTATGA
- a CDS encoding SusD/RagB family nutrient-binding outer membrane lipoprotein produces MNKNIYVSLFVCCFISMQSCQKYFDLDDNPNLVQEPPLEAMLATVTQKTGLNSQLFSNFISYYTQYLASPSANGVSDTYQISDNSLAWNEAYYALSDLFDMKNRAMEVGATEYAGVANILSAYHIALIADTWGSAPYTEAFFIEEITLNPQYDDEEFLYNVQVQLLEEGIVLLKEAEDAEVYQLSASSDLIHAGVKELWLKTAYAMKARVLNKITKKSNYDAEAVLGAIDSSYTSNTDDAGMGTFLAANPWWQQADGNTRNLLNGWLSDNIIRHLNGAKYGVFDPRIEYITDRTVNDDYIGTRNGEGNRPVYDSNGNLMPNTVRDECYISMTSPLSSQQSPLYLVTFAEVKFIEAEAAFRVGDRERAYAAYIAGIEANMQKLGVTDATAYLTHSSVEVGASNLSLDLIFKEKYVVTYLNPEAWNDMRRNEYEYEDFQMPVNAALSTFIRQVAYPQDEINSNGANVPDQVSLDTHLWWDQP; encoded by the coding sequence ATGAATAAAAATATATATGTTTCACTATTTGTATGTTGCTTTATCTCCATGCAAAGTTGTCAGAAATATTTTGATTTGGACGATAACCCAAACTTGGTTCAGGAGCCACCATTGGAGGCAATGCTCGCCACAGTTACGCAAAAAACAGGACTAAACAGTCAGCTTTTTTCTAATTTTATCAGTTATTATACGCAATATTTAGCAAGCCCTTCTGCTAATGGAGTTTCCGATACGTATCAGATATCGGATAATTCTTTGGCGTGGAATGAGGCATATTATGCGTTATCCGATCTTTTTGATATGAAAAATCGAGCAATGGAAGTTGGCGCTACTGAATATGCTGGAGTCGCTAATATTTTGTCGGCATATCATATCGCTTTAATAGCCGACACTTGGGGTAGTGCTCCTTATACGGAGGCTTTTTTTATAGAAGAGATAACACTAAATCCTCAATATGATGATGAAGAATTTCTGTATAATGTACAGGTACAGTTGTTAGAAGAAGGAATCGTGCTATTGAAGGAAGCTGAAGATGCGGAGGTTTATCAACTGTCGGCAAGCAGTGATTTAATTCATGCCGGAGTTAAAGAGTTATGGCTTAAAACGGCTTACGCGATGAAGGCCCGTGTGCTCAATAAAATTACTAAAAAATCGAATTATGATGCCGAAGCTGTTTTAGGGGCAATTGATAGCTCCTATACTTCCAATACAGATGATGCTGGTATGGGTACCTTTTTAGCAGCCAACCCATGGTGGCAACAAGCTGATGGAAATACAAGGAACCTCTTAAATGGATGGCTTTCTGATAACATTATTCGCCACTTGAATGGTGCAAAGTATGGTGTTTTTGATCCAAGGATTGAATATATTACGGACAGAACGGTTAATGACGACTATATCGGTACACGTAATGGTGAAGGTAACCGACCGGTTTATGACTCGAATGGTAATTTGATGCCTAATACCGTGAGAGACGAGTGCTACATCTCGATGACCTCACCTTTGAGCAGTCAGCAATCGCCACTATATTTAGTTACGTTTGCCGAGGTAAAATTCATCGAAGCAGAGGCTGCATTTCGAGTGGGGGATAGGGAGCGTGCATATGCGGCATATATAGCGGGCATAGAAGCTAATATGCAAAAGTTGGGTGTTACCGATGCAACCGCATATTTAACCCATTCTTCAGTTGAAGTTGGTGCATCAAATCTCTCATTGGACCTGATATTTAAAGAAAAATATGTGGTTACTTACCTTAACCCTGAAGCTTGGAATGACATGAGGAGAAATGAATACGAATACGAAGATTTCCAGATGCCCGTTAACGCAGCATTGTCTACATTTATAAGACAGGTAGCTTATCCACAGGACGAAATTAATTCCAATGGTGCGAATGTTCCCGATCAGGTATCTTTAGATACTCATTTATGGTGGGACCAACCCTAA
- a CDS encoding copper homeostasis protein CutC, whose amino-acid sequence MKLEICANSFASALAAQNGGAHRVELCENLNEGGTTPSYGTIKKVREQLHIQVYVLIRPRAGDFNYTDEEFEIMKADILNCKQLGCDGVVIGLLDEEGNVASIRTKELVKLASPMGVTFHRAFDCCNDGLKALKTIIYCGCERILTSGMQNTAIDGANFLKELVDKAGDNIIIMPGSGVNENNIQELIEKTNAKEYHTSAKVPVASTMNYQNPAIRNMGGMIEVSSEEKIRKITALL is encoded by the coding sequence ATGAAACTGGAAATATGTGCGAACTCTTTTGCTTCGGCCTTAGCAGCACAAAATGGTGGAGCACATCGGGTCGAGCTCTGTGAAAACTTAAATGAAGGTGGCACAACACCATCATATGGTACCATCAAAAAGGTACGTGAACAACTACATATACAGGTCTACGTATTGATTAGACCGAGAGCAGGCGACTTTAACTATACAGACGAAGAATTTGAAATTATGAAAGCGGATATCCTCAACTGTAAACAGCTAGGTTGCGACGGTGTAGTCATTGGCCTGTTGGACGAGGAGGGTAACGTAGCCAGCATACGTACCAAAGAGCTAGTGAAATTGGCTTCTCCAATGGGAGTAACATTCCATAGGGCATTCGACTGCTGTAACGACGGTTTAAAGGCTTTAAAAACGATCATCTATTGCGGATGTGAACGTATTCTGACTTCAGGAATGCAGAACACTGCAATAGACGGTGCCAATTTCTTAAAAGAATTGGTAGACAAAGCTGGAGACAACATTATCATTATGCCAGGTTCCGGAGTAAATGAAAACAATATTCAGGAACTAATCGAAAAAACAAATGCAAAAGAATACCATACTTCTGCAAAAGTACCTGTAGCAAGTACCATGAATTACCAAAACCCGGCCATACGAAATATGGGAGGTATGATCGAAGTAAGTAGTGAAGAAAAAATCAGAAAGATAACTGCCTTGTTATAA
- a CDS encoding N(4)-(beta-N-acetylglucosaminyl)-L-asparaginase, with the protein MINRRKFIYHSIVGATTLHFVDTAYAASQKQQKNNKNGGPIIVSTWDFGIAANLAAWEVLKNNGRALDAVEVGVKVPEADLKNLTVGKGGYPDRDGHVSLDACIMDENGNCGAVLAMEHITHAISVARLVMEKTPHVMLAGEGALQFALENGFQKENLLTEESGKAWQEWLKDAEYKPIMNIENQHFSPNKLPGNQYNHDTIGMLALDANGNLSGACTTSGMAFKMRGRVGDSPIIGAGLYIDNEIGGATSTGVGEEVVRTVGSFLVVELMRQGFSPEDACKEAVARIVKKKPEKAKEIQVGFLALNKKGEYGAYALQEGFSFAVCHEQQQDLLIQGKSIF; encoded by the coding sequence ATGATTAACAGAAGGAAATTCATTTACCATAGTATCGTTGGAGCAACTACCTTACATTTTGTCGACACGGCTTACGCGGCCTCTCAAAAACAGCAAAAAAACAATAAAAATGGCGGACCAATTATTGTTTCAACATGGGATTTTGGAATAGCAGCTAATTTAGCTGCCTGGGAAGTCCTTAAAAACAATGGACGTGCGTTAGATGCTGTAGAAGTTGGCGTCAAAGTGCCTGAGGCCGATCTAAAAAATCTTACTGTTGGTAAAGGCGGTTACCCAGATCGCGATGGGCATGTCTCCTTAGACGCATGCATTATGGATGAAAATGGCAATTGCGGTGCGGTATTAGCCATGGAACATATTACCCATGCTATTTCGGTTGCAAGATTAGTAATGGAAAAAACACCACATGTAATGCTCGCAGGCGAAGGCGCTCTACAATTTGCCCTGGAAAACGGATTTCAAAAAGAGAACCTTCTCACGGAAGAGTCCGGAAAAGCATGGCAAGAATGGCTGAAAGATGCCGAGTATAAGCCTATCATGAATATTGAGAATCAACATTTCTCTCCCAACAAACTACCGGGAAACCAATACAACCACGATACTATCGGTATGTTAGCACTTGATGCCAATGGAAATCTCAGTGGCGCCTGTACAACTAGCGGGATGGCTTTTAAGATGCGCGGTCGCGTGGGAGACAGCCCGATTATAGGGGCAGGCCTCTACATAGACAACGAAATAGGTGGAGCCACTTCTACAGGTGTTGGCGAAGAAGTTGTAAGAACTGTTGGTAGTTTTCTTGTGGTTGAGTTAATGAGACAGGGTTTTTCTCCAGAAGACGCTTGCAAAGAAGCAGTAGCACGCATTGTAAAAAAGAAACCTGAAAAAGCAAAAGAAATACAGGTAGGCTTTTTAGCCCTAAATAAAAAAGGGGAATATGGCGCCTACGCATTACAGGAAGGTTTTTCGTTCGCCGTATGCCATGAACAACAGCAAGATTTACTAATTCAAGGAAAAAGTATATTTTAA